TTTTTGTCACTTGCCAAAATATCACAACCTTTTTTCGATTTGACGACTTAAGAATTAAATATCTTCAATTAGTTAACCTTTTAATAATTGATGATATATTAATATATCTGTTCACATCATTATTGTTATTATTAAGATGGAGAATTATTGTATTATGATGCCTGATATTATCACTATTGTTATACAAAATTAGAACATCCTCCCATTTTGAAGTTTTTTATTGCATTATCCGCAGCCACATTTTGATATTTGTTCCCGTTCATTAAATTGGATAATGAATTATTAGATAGGAATAAGAGTTAATTTTATATATTATTAAATAGGAATACAGCTATTTGATTCCTTAAAGATTATTGAATACGATGATGAGATATGGAGAAATCGAATAAATGCACGAATATTATTTGAGACGATGAATCTGGAAAATATTCGAATTACTATTAATACAAGGAAACCGTTCCATTCCCTGTTGGTATTATCAAATTGACCGCAGATGCACGCTGATAAACGCGGATAATCGGCCTGAAAATCTGTGTTCATCCGGGATTGTAATATAGTCACCAACACGAATTGAAACGGTCTCGTTCTTCAGCAAAAATTACAAGCAAAATGATTACATCTATCCTGTTAAGGCTGATACATTTGGTTGAACTGCACAATTTCCTGGTCACGCTCGATGAAGTGGTATGGGGCCCTGCCATGATGTTCCTGCTCATCGGGACCGGCATCTATCTCACCCTGCGGCTGAGAGGGCTCCAGGTCCGCAAATTTGTGTACACGTTGCGGCTCTTCAAGGGGCCGGGAGAGGATGGAAAAGGAGACATCTCACCCTTCAAGGCTTTAATGACCACGCTGTCCGGCACGATAGGTACAGGAAATATCGCCGGCGTTGCAACTGCCATATCACTGGGCGGGCCCGGGGCGCTGTTCTGGATGTGGATAACTGCCCTGGTGGGGATGGCCACAAAGTTCGTGGAATGCACGCTGTCCCTGCATTTCAGGGAAGAACTGCCTGACGGTACCATGATAGGCGGGCCGTTCTATTATCTTGAGAAAGGATTGCGCCGCCGCAAGGTCGGTATTTTTCTGGGTATGCTCTTTGCTTTTTTTGGTATCCTGTCCTCGTTCGGGATAGGGACTATGACCCAGGCCAATTCCATGTCCATTGCGCTGAACGACACGTTCCATGTGCCCGGAATGGTCACGGGGCTGGTGCTGGCTGCTGTGGTGGGCGTGGTGGTCATCGGCGGCATCAAGCGGCTGGGCGATGTGGCAGGTAGCCTGGTACCTTTCATGGCGACCATGTACATCCTGGTCGCTCTCATAGTCCTGGTATTGAATATCAGGGAAGTACCCGATGCATTGGTATTGATAGTCAGGAGCGCGTTCACGGGGACCGCTGCAGCAGGCGGGTTCACCGGAGCCGCTGTGGCCAGTGCCATGCGTTTCGGTATCGCCAGGGGGATATTCTCGAACGAGGCCGGACTGGGCAGCGCTCCAATGGCACACGCCACGGCCAGGACATCCCACAGCGTGCGCCAGGGGCTCATAGCAATGCTGGGTCCTTTCATTGATACTATAGTGGTGTGTACCATGACAGGACTGGTCATCGTATCCACGGGGGCATGGCAGACGGGCAAGACCAGTACCTCGCTGAGCATCCATGCGTTCAATTCGCAGATAGGGTTCGCCGGTGATGTCATCATCACGCTGGGTATGGTGCTGTTCGCCTTTACTACGATTTTGACCTGGTCGTTCTATGGCAAGCAGTGTCTTTCCTACTTTGTAGAAAAGGTGTCGAAGGATGTCGGATTTTACCGTTCTTTTTTGAAGGTGTATTATTCGGTGTTCTTGGTGGGTATTGTAGTGGGTGCGGGTGTGGTCGACCTTCCCCTGGCAGTAAAATACCTTGAGGGTATCTGGCTGTTCTCAGACATTACCAATGCGCTGATGGCAATACCCAACCTTGTAGGGCTGATCTTTCTGAATAAGATCGTGTTGGGGTTGTTGAAGGACTATTTCGGGAAGGGGTGAAAATGGTATATGGGCAAGTAATCGGGAAGTAGCCTGAGGCTCTATTGCTCGTTATATTCCTGCGCATACCAGGTAAATTCGGTCCAGCCCTAAACGCTCCTTTTCAGTATCACAATTCATGCATCCATTAAATATCCAAACTCAGGGTAATGCCTGTATTGATATAAGGTTATATATTAGCACGCACAAAAAGCGGGTGTGGAACCACAAAAAAGCATCATAAGCACAACCGGACCGGTACGGCAAAAGACCTATTCTTCTATCCTGCAGATCCTTAATTCCGTGATTTTCAGCAAGAAATACGCGGATATTCTTATCACCAGGCAGTTTAAAAGTGAATATTTCTCATCCAGTGAAAAAGCAGCTGTCGTTGAACATGTCTATGGGATATTGCGCCACAGGGCACGCATCGACCATATTATTGAGCACGGGTCAACCGCCGTGATATCCAGTCTTGAATTGAATATACTCAACGTACTTCGGATATGCACTTATCAGGCGGTCTTCAAGGAATTAAAAGCAGCTGCCGTTATCACCAATTCTGTTGCGCTCTCGGCAAAAGATACAAAACACAGTGGTTTTGTAAAAAGGACCGTTGAGGCGATAATAAGAAATAAAGATACTGTCATGTTCCCTGACAGGGGACAGGCTCCTCTGGACTATATCGCAACCTATCACTCGCATCCTCTCTGGATTGTTGAAAAATGGGCACGGGAGTTACCCGGGGCAGAAGACGTTGAAGCGCTTTGCCAGGCTAACGATCTTAAACCTCCATTGACCATACGAGTAAATCCCCTGAAAACTGACCTCGACTCCCTGAAAGCCTCTCTTGAAAAAAATGGTTATGCCACATCAGAGTCACCGTTTTCACCTTTTGGCCTGATTGTTCATAAGAAGGAGGATATTTTCAAAACCGAAGCATTCGGGAATGGGGATTTTGAGGTACAGGATGAAGGCAGCCAGCTCATAACACTGCTCACAGCCGCAAAGCCGGGAGAATGCGTGATCGATGCCTGCGCGGGAAATGGGGGAAAAACCCTTTTCCTCTCAGGATTAATGAAAAATAAGGGTGTTATTGTTGCCTGCGATACAATCCCTGCCAAACTGGTAGATCTCAAAAGGCGTGCAAACAGAGCCGGCGCTTCGAACATAAAGACCCTGAATATAACGGAACTGGCAGATTACAGAAGCAAAGCAGACTGTGTACTCATTGATGCGCCATGCTCCGGAATGGGGGTATTCAGAAGGAACCCCGACTCGAAGTGGCGGCTGGGAAAGGGGGATATTCTTGAGCTTTCTATCAAGCAAAAGGAGATACTCAGGCAATACAGTATTCTTGTTAAACCTGGCGGCAGGTTGGTATATGCCACATGCACCATAAGTCTTGAAGAAAACGAAAACGTAGTGCGTGGTTTTCTTGATGAGAACAAGGATTTTTACCTGGTCTCACCCCGGGAGACGGACCCTGGTGTATTTGCACAATTTGTGGCAGATGATGGTTTTTTCAGGTCGATGCCGCATGTCCATAATACAGACGGGTTTTTTAGTGCGGTGATGATGCGCAAGAAGTGAAGGTTTGAAAATTCCCACCAAAAATTGAAGTATTCACCGTCATTATACGGCGATTGTCCTCTGCCATACAGTATTTTTCATACAATACAACATATTCCCGGTCAATGTGCATAAAATATTTTCAATTTCTTATCACTAAGGGATATCTTTACCGGTGGTGCCGGATATAATTCGCCATCTATCGTGAGCATACGACTCTCCTGACTGCATGGTATCAACTCTAATGAGCGAAAAGGATAATACATTACAAGAGGGTCATTATACTGTTTTTTCCGGATGATTTTAAATAACAATCCTAATCCCTTGAATCTTGAAAAACCCTCTGCGATCATTACGAACGGGCTATTCCTATTGGGACCCTCGCATTCATCAGGGAACAAAATATGTCCTCCTCCCAGGCTACTTGATCCAAATCCTACCACTACTGAGGATAGGTTATCAAATTCCATGTCTTTTCCATCTAAACGGATAGTCGCTTTCCAGGAATTGAAGGTAAACAGGCTCTTTATGGCGAGATAGAAATATTTCAGCATTCCATTTAAAAATGTTCCTTCACCATTCTCTCTCCTGGCGGCAACCATGGCACCGATCCCCCATTCTAGAAAGTCGATTGCATATCTTTGTGTGGCATTATCAGTATATTCAACAGACAATACTGCATGATCCGTAAAACCATGAGGACCAATGTGCTCATCCTGATGTATCAACCTTTTAAAAAAATCATTGCCTCCACCTCCCGGAATGACCCCTACCGGAATATCCATTCCACCAAGGAGAATTGCATTTGCGACCGAATGGACCGTTCCATCTCCCCCCATAACAACAAGTCTTTCTGGTAAGCGTGCTTTCAACCAATCCTCTGATACCTTTTGAACAGGAAAATGAATTGAACTCGAAAACCAGTGTTTATACTTTTTCCTTGCTTTTTTCCATGAAGCAGCTTTTTTATTATACAATAAGACGCAACCGGGAAGATTTCCATTATCAGAAGTTTCATCGAACACCACACTCATAATAAGTCCGTCCAGTTACATTTCTTCATTGATAGGAGTATCCAGGGCATACACTCCGGAAGTATGAAGCACGTACCAGTCAAATTGATTGAACGGGTAAATAAGTGTTTATATACATGAAATCCATTATCCATCAAAACATTGATAAAACACACATGAGAAAACATTCGTGTATACATTGTGGATTTTATAACAGGTCCCGGGGTATAATGAACGAATCTATCTGGTTAACCTGCAAATAGTGAAATGATAACGAAAATAAAAATAAACATTTTTTTTAAAATAATTTTTGAGGAGCGCTTCAGTGAATGAACGAAATAGATTGATGGCAGACCAGAGCATCGGCAGACTTCTGTTAAACCTGTCTGCTCCCGCAACGGTGGGTATGCTGGTCCATGCGCTGTACAACCTGACCGACACTATTTTCGTCGGCAGGGGCCTGGGTGAACACAGCGTCCAGGGGATTGCGGGCATTGCCATTGTTTTTCCCATCCAGATGATACTAATGGCAGTGGCAATGACCATAGGACTGGGCGGTGCATCCATAATCTCCCGCAGCCTGGGTGTCAGGGATGTTCAAAAAGCTGAGAGGACCCTGGGTAATATGGTCACACTGGTCCTGGTTCTCAGTGCCTTTTTCACCCTGTTGGGAAGTATTTTCATCTTTCCTCTGCTGAAGATATTTGGAGCAACCACCACCATTATGCCTTATTCCTTTGACTACCTCAGTATCATCCTGTACGGCACGGTATTTTTTTCATTTTCAATGGCCATAAACAACGTACTGAGGGCAGAAGGTAATGCAAAAGATGCCATGCTCGTCATGGTCATCTCCGGCATCATTAACATCATCCTGGACCCCATATTCATATTCGGTTTTCATATGGGTGTGAAAGGGGCCGCACTGGCAACCGTCATAGCTCAGATAATTGGTGCCATCTACATCATGCAGTATTTTATCTCAGGCAGGAGCATCATGTCACTGAAATTCCAAAATCTGAGATTGCATTACGACATAGTCACCGAGACCTTCGCCATCGGGATATCGGGTTTTGTCAGGCAGGCATCAAGCAGCTTCATGGTAGTCATTCTTAACCACAACCTCGGAATATTCGGCGGGGACATTGCAATCGCTGTTTTCGGGATCATCAACCGTCTTTTCATGATACTCTTCATGCCCATGTTCGGAACCATACAGGGCATGCAACCTATTGTCGGATTCAACTATGGGGCCAGGAACTTTTCAAGAGTAAGGGATTCGGTCATATTATCCATCAAGGTCACGACCACCATTGCGGTCCTGGGCTTCCTGGTCCTTTTCCTGTTCCCTGGACAGCTGTTCAGTATATTTACCACCGACCAGCAGCTCATAGATGCAGGTATATCCCCAATGCGCATCATTGTGCTCGCAATTCCCCTTATAGGTTACCAGATCGTTGGTTCGGCTTTCTACCAGTCAATTGGCAAAGCAAGACCTTCGTTGATCCTGTCCATGGCCCGGCAGGTGATTTTCCTGATCCCTCTGGTAATAATCCTGCCAAGGTTCTTTGAGTTAACCGGGGTCTGGGTGGCGTTCCCTGTGGCAGATACTCTGGCTTTCGGCCTGACCTATCTCATGCTCTCGAAAGAACTGAAATTGTTAAGCCATCCACCCATTTAAGGTGAATGTTTCAATGAATGCTATGCTATGATCTTACCAAAGGGGCTTTTATAAAAATAACTGAGATACTCCTCTGCGCCCACACCATTGTTACTTTCTCCACCGAACAGTATCCGTGACCACGATGGCTTATTCGCATAACTTATCACAGGTTCGCCATCGATACCACCCAGTTTTGCAGCAACATCAATAGCATCATACAGGTTCCCGGTCTCATCAACCAGTCCCAGTTCTACGGCCTTGCTGCCTGTATACACCCTGCCATCGGCCAGGTCCTTAACATCGCTCTTGCTCATGTTCCTTCCCTGGGCAACTTCATCTACAAACCGCTGGAACGCTTCAAGTACAACCTCTTCTGAGTACTGTTTCTCATCATCGCTCAGTCCCCTCCAGCTGCCGCCCATATCCTTGAACTCACCGCTCTTGGCAACATAGAACTCCATACCTTCTTCTTTATAATATCCCGACATGTCCTCAAATACCCAGATGACCCCGATACTTCCCGTTATACTGTCAGGGTTTGCAATAATATATTCTGTCGGTGCCGAAATATAATACGCCGCACTTGCAGCCACATCACCCATTGAGACCACTACAGGCTTCTTTTCCTGTGCTTTCTTTATCTCAGTAACGATCTCCTGCGCCGCAGCCGGTGAGCCCCCGGGGCTATTTATGCGCAGCACTATTGCTTTCACATTACTGTCATCAGCAGCGTCCTGTATACTTTTACTTATCTCTTCGGATGTTGCATAACCCAAACCACCAGGTAAATTTCCGGTGATCATAACTCCCTGAACATAAATCACTGCCACCTTGTTCGAATCCTTAGGGAGAGTATCGAACCCTCCAAAAATTGCAATAATACTACCGCCAATAACAACCAGTAACCCCAACACGAGAATCAGGTAGATCAGTCCTCGGCCCATCGAACCATCTTTCCGGGAAGAGCGCTGCACAGGTTCATGTACTGCATGAGAATTATGCACACCTGCATCCTGGTCTTTAATTGCCAAGGGAACAGTATACATTGCATCCTTTTCCACATCTGGAGCAGGTCCAAAAGAGCCTGCAGGAAGATCAAAGCTATTTCCAGGCATGTTCTCATTCATTCCATCCATGTCAGGCTGCACAGGATATGGTGTATCTTCGTTTGGGAGCATAATGTCTCTATAATATATTTTGTTGGTACTATAAAGTACTATGTGAAACCAGCAAATGACCATAGGCCAGCTTTTCCAACCGGCCCTGTATATCTTTCAGGCGCAATTATTTAATTGGCATTGATCACATAATCGGTCATAGCGTGTTCCATGTAAGTAGCGTGCCCCATCTCTATTAATTTACTGGTCACAGCAAGCGGGGCACCATCCATGATAATATCACCATTGTCGATGAGTATGGCTCTGTGCGCTACTTCGGTAACGAAGTCCATATGGTGGCTTATTAAAATGATTGTAGTCCCGAAATGCTTACTGATATTCTTCAGGGAATTAGCCACTTCCCGCAGGGTAATGGGGTCAAGGTCACCGAATGGTTCATCCAGCAACAGGTACTCGGGATGGGTTATCGTGGCCAGTGCAAGGGCAGCCCTCACATTCTCACCACCGCTCAACTGGTACGGCTTGGCATTCAGGACAGACAGGGGCAGCCTCATTGCATGGAATATTGGTTCAGCATGCTTTATGACCTCATCTATAGAACTGCTGGGGAACAATGTGCCGATAATATCGATATTGTATCCCATCTTCTCCAGTTCTTGCTGTGCTTTTTCACCGCCGACATCGGTCAGTCTGTATATGGCATCAAGGTTTTTTTCAGATATACTGAGTTCCTTTGCCTTTTTGCGGGCTGCTTCCAGGACATGCATGCCCTTGACACCCAGCTTGTAGGCAAGCTGGTGCTTGATAGGTGAATTCGGATACAGCGCGAATTCCTGGTACATGATACTTGTTCTTCTGCGAAGTTCCATCCTTTTCTGATTGTAATGGGCTACGTCAACCCACTCATCATCCAGTAAAAACTTGATATCGCCATCGTCTGGATAGATCAGTCCGTCCATGGCATGAAGCAGCGTGGTCTTGCCGGCACCGCTGGGCCCGGTAAGAG
This region of ANME-2 cluster archaeon genomic DNA includes:
- a CDS encoding sodium:alanine symporter family protein; the protein is MVELHNFLVTLDEVVWGPAMMFLLIGTGIYLTLRLRGLQVRKFVYTLRLFKGPGEDGKGDISPFKALMTTLSGTIGTGNIAGVATAISLGGPGALFWMWITALVGMATKFVECTLSLHFREELPDGTMIGGPFYYLEKGLRRRKVGIFLGMLFAFFGILSSFGIGTMTQANSMSIALNDTFHVPGMVTGLVLAAVVGVVVIGGIKRLGDVAGSLVPFMATMYILVALIVLVLNIREVPDALVLIVRSAFTGTAAAGGFTGAAVASAMRFGIARGIFSNEAGLGSAPMAHATARTSHSVRQGLIAMLGPFIDTIVVCTMTGLVIVSTGAWQTGKTSTSLSIHAFNSQIGFAGDVIITLGMVLFAFTTILTWSFYGKQCLSYFVEKVSKDVGFYRSFLKVYYSVFLVGIVVGAGVVDLPLAVKYLEGIWLFSDITNALMAIPNLVGLIFLNKIVLGLLKDYFGKG
- the rsmB gene encoding 16S rRNA (cytosine(967)-C(5))-methyltransferase RsmB, coding for MEPQKSIISTTGPVRQKTYSSILQILNSVIFSKKYADILITRQFKSEYFSSSEKAAVVEHVYGILRHRARIDHIIEHGSTAVISSLELNILNVLRICTYQAVFKELKAAAVITNSVALSAKDTKHSGFVKRTVEAIIRNKDTVMFPDRGQAPLDYIATYHSHPLWIVEKWARELPGAEDVEALCQANDLKPPLTIRVNPLKTDLDSLKASLEKNGYATSESPFSPFGLIVHKKEDIFKTEAFGNGDFEVQDEGSQLITLLTAAKPGECVIDACAGNGGKTLFLSGLMKNKGVIVACDTIPAKLVDLKRRANRAGASNIKTLNITELADYRSKADCVLIDAPCSGMGVFRRNPDSKWRLGKGDILELSIKQKEILRQYSILVKPGGRLVYATCTISLEENENVVRGFLDENKDFYLVSPRETDPGVFAQFVADDGFFRSMPHVHNTDGFFSAVMMRKK
- a CDS encoding MATE family efflux transporter, whose translation is MNERNRLMADQSIGRLLLNLSAPATVGMLVHALYNLTDTIFVGRGLGEHSVQGIAGIAIVFPIQMILMAVAMTIGLGGASIISRSLGVRDVQKAERTLGNMVTLVLVLSAFFTLLGSIFIFPLLKIFGATTTIMPYSFDYLSIILYGTVFFSFSMAINNVLRAEGNAKDAMLVMVISGIINIILDPIFIFGFHMGVKGAALATVIAQIIGAIYIMQYFISGRSIMSLKFQNLRLHYDIVTETFAIGISGFVRQASSSFMVVILNHNLGIFGGDIAIAVFGIINRLFMILFMPMFGTIQGMQPIVGFNYGARNFSRVRDSVILSIKVTTTIAVLGFLVLFLFPGQLFSIFTTDQQLIDAGISPMRIIVLAIPLIGYQIVGSAFYQSIGKARPSLILSMARQVIFLIPLVIILPRFFELTGVWVAFPVADTLAFGLTYLMLSKELKLLSHPPI
- the sppA gene encoding signal peptide peptidase SppA translates to MLPNEDTPYPVQPDMDGMNENMPGNSFDLPAGSFGPAPDVEKDAMYTVPLAIKDQDAGVHNSHAVHEPVQRSSRKDGSMGRGLIYLILVLGLLVVIGGSIIAIFGGFDTLPKDSNKVAVIYVQGVMITGNLPGGLGYATSEEISKSIQDAADDSNVKAIVLRINSPGGSPAAAQEIVTEIKKAQEKKPVVVSMGDVAASAAYYISAPTEYIIANPDSITGSIGVIWVFEDMSGYYKEEGMEFYVAKSGEFKDMGGSWRGLSDDEKQYSEEVVLEAFQRFVDEVAQGRNMSKSDVKDLADGRVYTGSKAVELGLVDETGNLYDAIDVAAKLGGIDGEPVISYANKPSWSRILFGGESNNGVGAEEYLSYFYKSPFGKIIA